A genomic segment from Thermoplasmatales archaeon encodes:
- a CDS encoding translation initiation factor yields MSDKDFTGLPKELRPWEGFSRDSQTIRVSVDKRRYGKTMTIIEGIDPKSENIKDIAKELKRKVASGGTVKDGKTIELQGDHRDTVKKYLESMGFKIEAV; encoded by the coding sequence ATGAGTGATAAGGATTTCACGGGTCTTCCAAAAGAATTGCGCCCCTGGGAAGGATTTTCCAGGGATTCCCAGACTATTCGGGTAAGCGTAGATAAGAGAAGATACGGGAAAACCATGACGATAATCGAGGGCATTGATCCCAAATCAGAGAATATCAAGGATATCGCGAAGGAACTCAAGAGAAAGGTCGCATCCGGGGGCACTGTTAAGGACGGAAAAACGATCGAGCTTCAGGGGGACCACAGGGATACTGTGAAGAAGTACCTTG